Proteins from one Vanessa atalanta chromosome 15, ilVanAtal1.2, whole genome shotgun sequence genomic window:
- the LOC125069578 gene encoding tubulin polymerization-promoting protein homolog, with translation MSEDHAQAVEQVAEDVKDIKLENGTAPGAANGTPNKNDDSVIPFKDAFKMFSKFGDPKSDGRQITLSQSDKWMKQAKVIDGKKITTTDTAIHFKKLKSVKLGLEDYQKFLEDLAKSKKIELEEIKKKLTTCGQPGVSTHLTKSAAAAAAVDRLTDTTKYTGSHKQRFDEAGKGKGIAGRKELVDNSGYVTGYQHKDSYNKSH, from the exons ATGTCTGAAGATCACGCGCAAGCCGTGGAGCAGGTGGCAGAGGATGTGAAGGACATCAAGCTCGAAAACGGGACGGCTCCAGGGGCAGCCAACGGAACACCGAACAAGAACGATGACAGTGTCATACCGTTTaag gatgcTTTTAAAATGTTCTCAAAATTTGGAGACCCGAAATCAGATGGCAGACAAATAACGCTGTCTCAAAGCGACAAATGGATGAAGCAAGCTAAAGTGATCGACGGGAAAAAAATTACTACAACGGACACTGCCATACATTTTAAGAAACTGAAGTCGGTGAAACTTGGTCTTGAAGATTACCAGAAATTCTTAGAGGATTTGGCAAAGAGCAAGAAAATTGAACtggaagaaattaaaaaaaaattaacaacctGTGGGCAACCAGGAGTATCAACACAC ctgaCAAAGTCTGCAGCTGCAGCAGCGGCCGTTGATAGATTGACAGACACGACCAAATACACCGGCTCGCACAAACAACGATTTGACGAAGCAGGCAAAGGAAAAGGCATAGCCGGCAGGAAGGAGCTCGTCGACAATTCCGGCTATGTTACCGGCTACCAACACAAGGATAGTTACAATAAGTCTCATTAG
- the LOC125069403 gene encoding glycerol-3-phosphate phosphatase isoform X2 yields the protein MCESRIYCSGKANTPVLKTSGKMFKSAVFNLQEANTDQVQDFLNSFDTVLSDCDGVLWINNNAVPGSAEAMNYFRKLGKKIFYVTNNSTKTRSEFAVKAQQLGFIAEPEEILSTAYLVAHYLKGIGFRKKVYLIGSNGIGDELKAVGIRHTGVGPDNVKPDFKSMTTAELDPEVGAVVVGFDEHVSYPKFMKAASYLANEECLFVATNTDERFPKSSTIIIPGTGTLVRAVETCSERKALVLGKPNDYVRKFLESFGLDPARTLMIGDRCNTDIEFGMRCGFQTLLVMTGVTSEKDLEKMRNERRPPLPDVVLPKLGDILNITSS from the exons ATGTGCGAAAG tAGGATATATTGTAGCGGAAAAGCAAATACACCAGTCTTAAAAACCTCGGGGAAAATGTTTAAATCTGCAGTTTTTAATCTTCAAGAAGCAAATACAGATCAAGTACAAGATTTCTTGAACTCTTTTGATACCGTTTTAAGTGATTGCGATG gtgttttatggataaataataatgcagtTCCTGGTTCAGCTGAAGCtatgaattattttagaaaactgggcaaaaaaatattctatgtaaCAAATAATTCTACAAAGACTCGAAGTGAGTTTGCTGTCAAAGCTCAACAATTAGGATTTATTGCAGAACcg gaaGAAATTCTTTCAACTGCCTACTTAGTTGCTCATTATCTTAAAGGCATTGGATTTCGaaagaaagtttatttaataggtTCAAATGGTATTGGGGATGAACTAAAGGCAGTAGGGATCCGACATACAGGAGTAGGA ccAGATAATGTAAAACCAGATTTCAAATCAATGACTACAGCAGAATTAGACCCAGAGGTTGGAGCTGTTGTTGTTGGTTTCGATGAGCATGTTAGTTATCCAAAGTTCATGAAAGCAGCGTCATACTTAGCCAATGAAGAATGTTTATTTGTAGCGACTAACACTGATGAACGGTTTCCTAAATCTAGCACTATTATTATACCTGGAACAGGCACTTTAGTAAGAGCAGTAGAGACATGTTCTGAAAGGAAGGCATTGGTACTTGGAAAACCAAATGATTATGTTCGGAAATTTCTGGAATCCTTTGGATTGGATCCAGCAAGAACCTTAATGATTGGGGACAg ATGTAATACAGATATTGAATTTGGTATGCGATGTGGTTTTCAAACTCTACTTGTAATGACAGGAGTGACCTCTGAAAAGGATCTAGAAAAAATGCGTAATGAACGAAGACCACCACTGCCTGATGTTGTCCTTCCAAAACTgggagatatattaaatattacaagttcATAG
- the LOC125069403 gene encoding glycerol-3-phosphate phosphatase isoform X3, producing the protein MFKSAVFNLQEANTDQVQDFLNSFDTVLSDCDGVLWINNNAVPGSAEAMNYFRKLGKKIFYVTNNSTKTRSEFAVKAQQLGFIAEPEEILSTAYLVAHYLKGIGFRKKVYLIGSNGIGDELKAVGIRHTGVGPDNVKPDFKSMTTAELDPEVGAVVVGFDEHVSYPKFMKAASYLANEECLFVATNTDERFPKSSTIIIPGTGTLVRAVETCSERKALVLGKPNDYVRKFLESFGLDPARTLMIGDRCNTDIEFGMRCGFQTLLVMTGVTSEKDLEKMRNERRPPLPDVVLPKLGDILNITSS; encoded by the exons ATGTTTAAATCTGCAGTTTTTAATCTTCAAGAAGCAAATACAGATCAAGTACAAGATTTCTTGAACTCTTTTGATACCGTTTTAAGTGATTGCGATG gtgttttatggataaataataatgcagtTCCTGGTTCAGCTGAAGCtatgaattattttagaaaactgggcaaaaaaatattctatgtaaCAAATAATTCTACAAAGACTCGAAGTGAGTTTGCTGTCAAAGCTCAACAATTAGGATTTATTGCAGAACcg gaaGAAATTCTTTCAACTGCCTACTTAGTTGCTCATTATCTTAAAGGCATTGGATTTCGaaagaaagtttatttaataggtTCAAATGGTATTGGGGATGAACTAAAGGCAGTAGGGATCCGACATACAGGAGTAGGA ccAGATAATGTAAAACCAGATTTCAAATCAATGACTACAGCAGAATTAGACCCAGAGGTTGGAGCTGTTGTTGTTGGTTTCGATGAGCATGTTAGTTATCCAAAGTTCATGAAAGCAGCGTCATACTTAGCCAATGAAGAATGTTTATTTGTAGCGACTAACACTGATGAACGGTTTCCTAAATCTAGCACTATTATTATACCTGGAACAGGCACTTTAGTAAGAGCAGTAGAGACATGTTCTGAAAGGAAGGCATTGGTACTTGGAAAACCAAATGATTATGTTCGGAAATTTCTGGAATCCTTTGGATTGGATCCAGCAAGAACCTTAATGATTGGGGACAg ATGTAATACAGATATTGAATTTGGTATGCGATGTGGTTTTCAAACTCTACTTGTAATGACAGGAGTGACCTCTGAAAAGGATCTAGAAAAAATGCGTAATGAACGAAGACCACCACTGCCTGATGTTGTCCTTCCAAAACTgggagatatattaaatattacaagttcATAG
- the LOC125069403 gene encoding glycerol-3-phosphate phosphatase isoform X1, translated as MFRRFEKCVKSNFYYISRIYCSGKANTPVLKTSGKMFKSAVFNLQEANTDQVQDFLNSFDTVLSDCDGVLWINNNAVPGSAEAMNYFRKLGKKIFYVTNNSTKTRSEFAVKAQQLGFIAEPEEILSTAYLVAHYLKGIGFRKKVYLIGSNGIGDELKAVGIRHTGVGPDNVKPDFKSMTTAELDPEVGAVVVGFDEHVSYPKFMKAASYLANEECLFVATNTDERFPKSSTIIIPGTGTLVRAVETCSERKALVLGKPNDYVRKFLESFGLDPARTLMIGDRCNTDIEFGMRCGFQTLLVMTGVTSEKDLEKMRNERRPPLPDVVLPKLGDILNITSS; from the exons atgtttcgGAGGTTTGAAAAATGTGTAAAAagtaatttctattatattagtAGGATATATTGTAGCGGAAAAGCAAATACACCAGTCTTAAAAACCTCGGGGAAAATGTTTAAATCTGCAGTTTTTAATCTTCAAGAAGCAAATACAGATCAAGTACAAGATTTCTTGAACTCTTTTGATACCGTTTTAAGTGATTGCGATG gtgttttatggataaataataatgcagtTCCTGGTTCAGCTGAAGCtatgaattattttagaaaactgggcaaaaaaatattctatgtaaCAAATAATTCTACAAAGACTCGAAGTGAGTTTGCTGTCAAAGCTCAACAATTAGGATTTATTGCAGAACcg gaaGAAATTCTTTCAACTGCCTACTTAGTTGCTCATTATCTTAAAGGCATTGGATTTCGaaagaaagtttatttaataggtTCAAATGGTATTGGGGATGAACTAAAGGCAGTAGGGATCCGACATACAGGAGTAGGA ccAGATAATGTAAAACCAGATTTCAAATCAATGACTACAGCAGAATTAGACCCAGAGGTTGGAGCTGTTGTTGTTGGTTTCGATGAGCATGTTAGTTATCCAAAGTTCATGAAAGCAGCGTCATACTTAGCCAATGAAGAATGTTTATTTGTAGCGACTAACACTGATGAACGGTTTCCTAAATCTAGCACTATTATTATACCTGGAACAGGCACTTTAGTAAGAGCAGTAGAGACATGTTCTGAAAGGAAGGCATTGGTACTTGGAAAACCAAATGATTATGTTCGGAAATTTCTGGAATCCTTTGGATTGGATCCAGCAAGAACCTTAATGATTGGGGACAg ATGTAATACAGATATTGAATTTGGTATGCGATGTGGTTTTCAAACTCTACTTGTAATGACAGGAGTGACCTCTGAAAAGGATCTAGAAAAAATGCGTAATGAACGAAGACCACCACTGCCTGATGTTGTCCTTCCAAAACTgggagatatattaaatattacaagttcATAG
- the LOC125069404 gene encoding enoyl-CoA delta isomerase 3, peroxisomal — protein sequence MEQKCVIEETKGNIKIITLNRPRKKNAINNEIYIRVTKILNDAATDDEILIVVLTGTGDFYSSGNDFNASNDVPVTDLSRNLREFINAFIRFPKILIAIVNGPAIGIAATTLPLCDFVFASENAYFYTPFTKLRIIAEGCSTVTFPKLMGVRRAMEMLIMNYKMSAQEALNCGLINYLHKNDELQVKAWDKITEISNLSSDSVLTTKRLIRKFDMDKLLETNILELQELQRIVKYSNLNSKL from the exons atggaaCAAAAATGTGTCATCGAAGAAACTAAAGGAAACatcaaaattattacattaaacagGCCTCGGAAGAAAAACGCCAtcaataatgaaatatacattCGAGTAACTAAAATACTAAATGATGCAGCGACTgatgatgaaattttaatagttgTATTGACAGGAACTGGTGATTTTTATAGCAGTGGTAATGACTTTAATGCAAGCAATGATGTCCCTGTTACCGATTTATCAAGAAACCTTCGAGAATTCATAAATGCTTTTATAAGATTTCCTAAGATATTGATTGCTATTGTAAATGGTCCTGCAATAGGAATAGCTGCGACGACTCTTCCATTATGCGATTTTGTTTTCGCTTCTGAAAAT GCATATTTTTATACTCCATTTACGAAGTTACGTATTATAGCTGAGGGTTGCTCTACAGTAACATTTCCGAAGTTGATGGGTGTAAGGAGg gcGATGGAAATgctaattatgaattataaaatgtcaGCTCAAGAAGCTTTGAATTGTGGATTAATCAATTATCTTCATAAGAACGATGAATTACAAGTGAAGGCTTGGGATAAAATTACTGAAATTTCAAATCTATCATCAGATTCAGTACTTACTACTAAAAGATTAATCAGAAAATTCGACATGGATAAGCTACTAGAAACTAACATTCTTGAGTTACAAGAACTTCAAAGAATTGTAAAGTATTCAAATCTTAATAGTAAACTGTGA
- the LOC125069277 gene encoding sodium/potassium-transporting ATPase subunit alpha-like, which yields MNSRTSSLSSISDLFRPNNPKGLRSRDLSSTRLSALKKEIKTDTHLIPLKDLYTLLGTDPVNGLSSQKAQELLDYYGLNTLTPPTHYTVPKLLLKSLCTGFSILIWLGAILCLSAYLIELSTKPDPSTDNLYLGCVLIAVDLICGIFSFFQNYKSSKIMKTFNSMIPMHTTCLRDGILNRNTEVRDLVKGDIIYVEIGDVIPADIRIIESRGFKVDNSSLTGECIAVPRHNTDGTANILESPNVAFFSSLCVEGWAKGVVLFSGDLTALGRVAGLAARLQPAPSPLSREIRRFMRCMSTCALALGIFIASASMILGYPFMQTSIFVIGIVVANIPEGLQPTITASLTLTAKRMVTRNCLVKNLEAIEALGACTTICSDKTGTLTENKMCVRHIWTWNKTYSILDKEFENFLQNDQALNSLKICGALCSNATVVKSGVIRGDASEKAILNFLFNYCDPVTIRKRYPKIVEIPFNSVNKYQISIHLDEVKSTYLLVMKGAPECILSRCVTIAFNNKSISMTEDIKQAVNTTTENLANTGERILAFADCDLDSNEYPLNYTFDTENPNFPVDKLRFLGLIGLKDPPREQVRSAIERVRAAGVRVMMVTGDHPATARAVAIEVGIATTPSCHIVTGIELRNMTPDLLYLTLAKHYEIVFARTSPTQKLQIVEACQKQGGVVAVTGDGVNDAPALRRADIGISMGIAGSQVSKQTADIILMDDNFATIVTGIEEGRKIFDNLKKSVCYILISNVPEILPVLMFILFSIPLPLGVMTILCVDLGTDMWPAVSLSHEQAEQDVMARPPRTSDPLVSSRMLRLVYLHLGLIEFAAGMFAYFIVMAEHGFYPSQLFGIRQQWDNVAVTDVEDSLGQEWTYAERKELERACQATYFVAVVVTQMMNCIICKTRYNSIFHVGMKNNVLNIGLIFELILACMVCYIPGVNTFFKTYPLRLRWWFLALPFAALMFIFDEFRKHCIRNHMFGGWFNKFTFY from the exons ATGAATTCTAGAACTTCTAGCTTGTCATCTATTTCTGATCTCTTTCGACCCAATAATCCTAAAGGATTAAGGTCTAGGGATTTGAGTTCTACCCGTTTGAGTGCTTTGAAAAAGGAAATAAAGACGGACACGCATTTAATACCACTGA AGGATCTTTACACGTTGTTGGGCACTGACCCTGTCAATGGTCTATCGAGTCAGAAAGCACAAGAACTTTTGGACTATTATGGCCTTAATACACTGACACCACCAACTCACTATACAGTGCCAAAGTTACTGCTAAAATCATTGTGTACag gattttcaattttaatatggcTTGGAGCGATACTTTGCTTATCGGCATACCTAATAGAATTGTCAACAAAACCAGATCCGAGCACCGACAATCTTTACTTAGGATGTGTGCTAATTGCTGTGGACTTAATTTGTGGCATTTTtagcttttttcaaaattataagaGCTCTAAG ataatgaaaacatttaatagTATGATACCCATGCATACGACTTGCTTACGCGACGGAATTTTGAATAGAAATACCGAAGTTCGAGACTTGGTCAAAGGTGACATAATTTATGTGGAAATTGGTGATGTTATACCGGCGGATATACGAATAATTGAAAGCAGAGGATTTAAA GTTGATAATTCTTCACTGACTGGCGAATGTATAGCGGTCCCGCGTCATAATACTGATGGAACAGCAAATATTTTGGAATCGCCTAATGTTGCTTTTTTTTCTTCACTGTGTGTCGAAGGTTGGGCTAAAG GTGTCGTTTTATTTTCTGGAGACTTGACAGCTCTAGGAAGGGTTGCCGGATTAGCGGCACGTCTGCAGCCCGCACCCTCGCCATTGTCACGAGAAATCAGACGTTTCATGCGCTGCATGTCAACTTGCGCACTTGCATTGGGTATATTTATAGCTAGTGCTAGCATGATTCTTGGCTATCCCTTTATGCAAACAAGCATATTCGTCATAGGTATCGTTGTTGCTAACATTCCAGAAG GGTTACAACCAACAATTACAGCGTCCTTAACTTTAACAGCGAAACGAATGGTAACAAGAAATTGTCTTGTAAAAAATTTAGAGGCAATTGAAGCTCTGGGTGCCTGCACCACTATATGTTCTGATAAAACTGGTACTTTGACTGAGAATAAAATGTGTGTTCGTCATATTTGGACATGGAATAAAACATACTCTATTTTAGACAAGGAATTTGAAA acttTTTACAAAACGATCAag ctttaaattctttaaaaatatgcgGTGCTTTATGCAGCAATGCAACAGTTGTCAAAAGTGGGGTAATACGAGGTGACGCATCAGAAAAGgctatattgaattttttatttaattattgcgaTCCGGTAACTATTAGAAAAAGATATCCTAAAATTGTTGAAATTCCTTTCAACTCTGTTAATAAGTACCAA ATCAGCATTCATCTGGATGAAGTGAAATCAACGTATCTTCTCGTTATGAAAGGTGCTCCGGAATGCATACTCTCTCGTTGTGTAACAATTGCTTTTAATAACAAATCTATAAGCATGACAGAGGATATTAAACAAGCTGTTAATACAACTACTGAAAATTTAGCCAACACTG GTGAAAGAATATTAGCATTTGCGGATTGTGACTTGGATTCAAATGAATAtcctttaaattatacatttgataCAGAAAATCCAAACTTTCCTGTTGACAAGCTTCGTTTTCTCGGACTTATTGGGCTTAAGGATCCACCAAGGGAACAG GTCCGTTCAGCAATTGAGCGTGTCCGAGCAGCAGGGGTACGTGTAATGATGGTCACTGGTGACCACCCTGCTACTGCACGCGCTGTGGCTATAGAAGTAGGCATCGCCACCACACCAAGTTGCCACATCGTAACTGGCATTGAACTTAGAAATATGACGCCAGATTTACTGTATTTAACGCTAGCAAAGCATTATGAAATAG TGTTCGCACGTACATCACCTACCCAAAAATTACAAATCGTCGAAGCATGTCAGAAGCAAGGCGGCGTGGTGGCAGTCACGGGGGACGGCGTAAATGATGCACCTGCATTAAGACGAGCGGACATTGGCATTTCTATGGGAATTGCTGGCTCTCAA GTATCTAAACAAACTGCAGATATAATACTGATGGATGACAACTTTGCCACTATTGTAACAGGCATAGAGGAAGGTcgcaaaatatttgataatttgaaAAAGTCAGTGTGCTACATACTAATATCAAATGTACCGGAAATTTTACCAGTTCTTATGTTTATTCTATTTTCGATACCTCTTCCACTAG GGGTAATGACAATATTATGTGTGGATTTGGGTACGGATATGTGGCCCGCAGTATCTCTTTCACACGAGCAAGCTGAACAAGACGTAATGGCACGACCTCCTCGCACGTCGGACCCGCTCGTTTCGAGCCGCATGTTACGACTTGTTTACTTACACCTCGGCCTGATTGAGTTCGCAGCGGGCATGTTTGCTTACTTCATTGTAATGGCGGAACATGGATTTTATCCATCTCAATTATTTG GTATCAGACAACAATGGGATAACGTAGCCGTAACCGATGTAGAAGACTCTCTGGGTCAGGAATGGACCTACGCCGAACGCAAGGAGCTTGAACGCGCATGTCAGGCCACCTACTTCGTGGCAGTGGTCGTAACGCAAATGATGAATTGCATTATTTGTAAAACAAGATATAATTCCATATTCCATGTCG gaatgaaaaataatgttttgaatataGGGTTGATATTCGAACTTATACTCGCTTGTATGGTGTGTTACATTCCAGGTGTTAACACATTTTTCAAAACGTACCCCCTTCGATTAAGATg GTGGTTCTTGGCCTTGCCGTTTGCAGCTCTGATGTTTATATTTGACGAGTTTAGAAAGCATTGTATCAGAAATCATATGTTTGGTGGATGGTTTAACAAATTTACCTTTTACTAA